A genomic region of Elaeis guineensis isolate ETL-2024a chromosome 9, EG11, whole genome shotgun sequence contains the following coding sequences:
- the LOC114914498 gene encoding zinc finger AN1 domain-containing stress-associated protein 15, with protein sequence MAQESCNLDKDEAEILKPSSSSSPSPSPSSPPPSSSSPPPLFMKPCEEFPVQRPEAPAAAASPAAAVVLTTPKPDEEAQSPVRFSNRCSTCRKKVGLTGFRCRCGDLFCGRHRYSDTHDCSFDYKAAGREEIAKANPVVRAAKIIKI encoded by the coding sequence ATGGCCCAAGAAAGCTGTAATCTTGACAAAGATGAGGCCGAAATCCTGAaaccctcctcttcttcctccccttctccttctccatccTCTCCTCCTCCGTCTTCCTCATCGCCTCCTCCTTTATTCATGAAACCCTGCGAAGAATTCCCGGTCCAGAGGCCGGAAGCTCCGGCCGCCGCGGCGTCGCCAGCCGCCGCCGTGGTCTTGACCACTCCGAAGCCCGACGAGGAAGCTCAGTCACCCGTTCGGTTTAGTAACAGGTGCTCCACCTGCCGGAAAAAGGTGGGCCTGACTGGATTCCGGTGCCGATGCGGCGATCTCTTCTGCGGCCGCCACCGATACTCCGACACCCATGACTGTTCCTTTGATTACAAGGCGGCCGGAAGGGAGGAGATTGCAAAGGCCAACCCTGTTGTTAGAGCTGCTAAGATCATCAAGATCTAA